Proteins from a single region of Sporosarcina sp. P33:
- a CDS encoding outer membrane lipoprotein carrier protein LolA, producing MKNVKKLLAGATVAILSLGLVACSSEDNQYSPEQVINNAMKENEEPLSYYGEATMNMTEEEGNIQLKEWRSKDGKFKVETTGAAAEEHAVTVNDGKTITMYQESLHQAMISKDGEAVTALAPSPKDQAHQLLKMIGDTHTISIDGEEKIAGRAAYHLVAKANEKNTLFGDQELWVDKENWFVLKSISASGDHQIDLEYTKIEFGKDFQDNIFSIEIPEGIDIQNIDEMYESEEVSLEEAAQHVGQPVLYFSEEDGRKIEQIGMDDLTAELNRVEININYVRDDTPLLSLSLFKTPEDSEGDDLKMPGEEPVEVRGIEGTMIEMEGFRSLFWNEEGISYSILLNDPDVTFEEVIEWAQDMERAE from the coding sequence ATGAAAAATGTAAAGAAACTGTTGGCCGGGGCAACTGTTGCCATCTTGTCGCTAGGGCTGGTCGCCTGTTCATCTGAAGACAATCAATATTCGCCTGAGCAAGTGATTAACAATGCAATGAAAGAAAACGAAGAACCTTTATCTTATTACGGTGAAGCTACGATGAACATGACCGAGGAAGAAGGAAATATACAATTGAAAGAATGGCGCAGTAAAGACGGGAAATTCAAAGTGGAAACTACTGGTGCTGCTGCAGAAGAACATGCTGTGACAGTGAACGACGGAAAGACCATTACGATGTATCAAGAAAGTTTGCATCAGGCAATGATCAGTAAAGATGGAGAAGCGGTAACCGCTTTGGCTCCTTCCCCAAAAGATCAAGCACATCAATTATTAAAAATGATCGGCGATACTCACACCATTTCCATTGATGGGGAAGAAAAAATAGCCGGGCGAGCTGCCTATCATCTAGTGGCGAAAGCGAATGAAAAAAATACGTTGTTCGGTGATCAGGAGCTGTGGGTTGATAAAGAGAATTGGTTTGTCTTAAAATCGATCTCTGCTTCAGGAGACCATCAAATAGATTTGGAGTATACGAAAATTGAATTCGGTAAGGACTTCCAGGACAATATATTTTCAATTGAAATACCCGAAGGAATAGACATCCAAAACATTGATGAAATGTATGAATCGGAAGAAGTTTCATTAGAAGAAGCGGCACAGCATGTAGGTCAGCCGGTACTCTATTTCTCTGAAGAAGATGGCAGAAAAATAGAGCAGATTGGGATGGATGACTTAACAGCTGAACTGAACAGGGTGGAAATCAATATAAATTATGTCAGAGATGATACCCCGCTGCTGTCCCTTTCGTTATTTAAAACACCCGAAGATTCTGAAGGCGATGATCTTAAGATGCCGGGCGAAGAACCAGTAGAAGTTCGGGGCATCGAAGGAACGATGATAGAAATGGAAGGATTCCGCAGTTTATTCTGGAATGAAGAAGGAATCAGCTACTCCATTTTACTGAATGATCCCGATGTAACGTTTGAAGAAGTGATTGAATGGGCGCAGGATATGGAACGGGCAGAATGA